The DNA segment GGGATTGAACTTCACCATGCCGTGGGCCGGGTCGTCTTCCTGCACGTGCAGCTCGGCGCGGGTGGCGGCCTGGGCACGGCGCTGGCCGGTGATCCAGGCCTTCTTGCCGGCGAGGGCGCGGCCGAGCGGCTCGACCTTGCGGATGCGGCAGCATTCCTTGCGCATCTCGACGCTGTCGTAAAAGGCATTCAGGCCATGCGTGGCGACGTAGGCATCCACTGCCTCTGGCTGCGGCTTGTACAGTGCAACTTCATAGGCGTAGCTTTGCTTGATGCGATCGATCATGCCCAGCGTCTCGGCGTGCAGGCGGCCGGTTTCCAGGCTGAAGATGCCGATCGGCAGGCCGCTGCGCAAAATCAGGTCGGTCAGCACCATGTCTTCGGCCGCGAGGCTCGATGCCAGCACGGCCGGCGTGAAGTCGCTGGCGATGCGACCCAGCGTCAGCTTGGTGTCGGCGACAAGCTTGTCGTAGACGCTCAGGGAATCACTCACGCCGACGCCCCGTTGCGATGCACACGGCGGAACAGCGGTGCGCGGATATCCGTGGAATTCTGGTAAGGCTGGGTAAAATCGCCCAAGCCCTTCAGCGCATCATTGATGTCCTTGTCTTCACGCACGGCAAAGGCATTGAAGCCGGCGCGCTGCATGTAGAACAGCTGGTCGCGCAGGACGTCGCCAATGGCACGCAACTCACCCGTGTACTTCAGGCGCGAGCGCAGGTTATAGGCGATCGAATAGCCGCGGCCATCGGCGAATTTCGGGAAATTCACGGCGATCAGCGGCAGCTTCGCTGCGTCGTCCTTCAGGTCTTCGGCGCGCTCGTGACTGTCGATCCAGACGCCGACATCGCTGCGCGCGGCGAGGGTGGCGCGCTGGGCCAGCCATACCGTCAGCGGCACCAGGACCTTGCCGGGGGCAACCGTTGCGCTTTCCGGCGCCTGGCCTTCTTCCAGCTTCAGGACAGTCCAGTCATCCGCCACGATCTGGCGGTCCTTGATGATGTTACGCATACGCATCTTCTCCGTGCTGCAGTTCGGTTTTGATCGGGGTGGCATAGACATATTCCTTGAAAGGCGTAATGCCGATGCGGCGCACCGTGTCGATGAATTTTTCGTCTTCGGTGCGGTCGCGCACGTAGACTTGCAGGATGCGGTCGATCACTTCCGGCATCTGGCCGGCAGAGAACGACGGCCCGATGATCTTGCCGACGGCGATGTCGTTGCCCTGGGCGCCGCCCAGCGACACCTGGTACCACTCGCTGCCATCCTTGTCGACGCCGAGGATGCCGATGTTGCCGATGTGGTGGTGGCCGCAGGCATTGATGCAACCCGAAATGTTCAGTTCGATCTCGCCGATGTCATGCAGGAAGTCGAGGTTGTCGAAACGCTCGGCGATGGCGCCGGCGATCGGGATCGACTTGGCATTGGCCAGCGAGCAGAAGTCGCCGCCAGGGCAGCAGATCATGTCGGTCAACAGACCGATATTCGGCGTGGCCAGGCCATGGGCCTTGGCTTCCTTCCACAGCGAAACCAGGTCGGCCTGGCGCACATCGGCCAGGATCAGGTTTTGCTCATGGGCGGAACGCAATTCGCCGAAGCTGTAGCGGTCGGCCAGGTCGGCGACGAATTCCATCTGGTCAGCGGTAATGTCGCCCGGCGGCACGCCGGTTTTCTTCAGCGACAGGACCACGGCGGCATAGCCCGGCACCTTATGCGCCTTGACGTTGCGCAGGACCCAGTTGGCGAAAGCCTTGTTGGTGGCTTTTTCCTGTTCGAAGGCAGCGTCGGAAGCGGGCAGCGTCAGGTAAGCCGGCGCCGTGAAGTAGGCAGCGACGCGCTGCAGTTCCTCGACTGTCAGGGTGGCTTCGCTATCCTTCAGGTCGACCCATTCGGCTTCAGTCTGGCGGGCGAATTCTTCCGCGCCCAGGGCTTTCAGCAGGATCTTGATGCGGGCCTTGTAGATATTGTCGCGGCGGCCATGCTGGTTGTAGACCCGCAGGATCGCTTCGATATAGGTCAGCGCGTGCTGCCAGGGCAGGAATTCGCGGATCGTGGCGCCGACCAGCGGGGTCCGGCCGAGGCCGCCGCCGACCATGACGCGGAAACCGATCTCGCCCTGGTCATTCCTGACGACGGTCAGGCCGATGTCGTGCATGCCGATGGCGGCGCGGTCTTCGACGGCGCCATTGATGGCGATCTTGAACTTGCGCGGCAGGTAGGCGAATTCGGGGTGGAAAGTGCTCCACTGGCGCAGGATTTCGCAATACGGGCGCGGATCGATGAGCTCGTCGGCGGCAACGCCGGCAAACTGGTCGGAACTGATGTTGCGCACGCAATTGCCGGAAGTCTGGATCGCATGCATTTCAACGGTGGCCAGATCCGCCAGGATGGCAGGCGCGTCTTCCAGGTTGATCCAGTTGAACTGGATATTCTGGCGCGTGGTGAAGTGACCGTAGCCGCGGTCGTACTTGCGGGCGATATGCGCGAGCATGCGCATCTGCTTCGACGACAGCATGCCGTAAGGCACGGCAATGCGATGCATATAGGCGTGCCGCTGCATGTACAGGCCATTTTGCAGGCGCAGGATGCGGAATTCATCTTCGGTCAGTTCGTCCGAGATGCGGCGGCGCACCTGGTCGCGGAACTGCGCAACGCGTTCCTGGATGATCTGGTGATCGTATTGGTCGTAGCGATACATCTTCAATCCTTTATACGGCTTGATTATTATGTCTAGGTACTCAGTAACTTCACGGCGACGCCGGTCAGCGTGGTGGCCAGCAATGCACGCAACACCTTTTCCGGAATGGCACGGGATCCCATTGCACCAAGCGTGATTCCGGGGACCGAACCGATCAGGAGCATCAGCAGCAAGCTCCAGTTGATCGAGCCGAGCCACCAGTGGCCGATGGCGGCAATGGCAGTCAGCGGGACGGCGTAAGCGATGTCGGTGCCGGCAATTTCGGCGGGCGACAGGCGAGGATACATCAGAACCAGCAGGGTCGCGCCGATCGCGCCGGCGCCAATCGATGAGATGGTCACCAGCGCGCCGAGTACGGCGCCAGCCGTAATTGTAGCAATAGTTAGATTGCTGCCTTGTAGCTGTTTTTCAGGATGGTGTTTCAACCACTTCAACATGCGGCCACGGAACAACAGGGCAACCACGGTCAAGAGCACCGAGCAGCCGATCGAGTAGCGGATGAACTGGTTGATCTGGGCGTCGAAACCGCCTAAATATTTCAGCGCCAGCGTGGCAATCAGGGCAGCCGGAAGGGCGCCCAGGCAAAGCTTTTTGACAATATCCCAGTGGACATTGCCTTTGTAGCGGTGCGCAATAGTACCGGCGCCTTTGGTAATCGAGGCGAACGCCAGGTCGGTACCTACCGCGGTCGTGGGCGCGACGCCAAACAGCAAAGTCAGGAGCGGCGTCATCAGGGAACCGCCGCCCACGCCAGTCAGCCCTACCAGGATGCCGACGGCGAACCCCGACACTATATAAGAAAAATCCATAACACCTCGCGCAAAGTAACCCGAATGGTAATAAACTTGGGCAATATTCCAAACTACATAGTATTTATTTGCTTATATGCGAATTCGGCATAAACAAATGCGCAAAATAAGCAGGCAAGTAAAGGAACACCCATGAATCTTCATCAGTTACGCTTTGTGCGGGAAGCGGTCCGGCAGAATTTCAGCCTGACCGAGGCAGCCAGGGCATTGTTTACCTCCCAGCCAGGTGTTTCCAAAGCGATTATCGAGCTGGAAGAAGAATTGGGGATCGACATTTTCTTGCGCCACGGCAAGCGAATTCGCGGCCTGACCGAGCCAGGACGTGCCGTGCTGAAGTCCGTGGAACTGATTATGCAGGAAATCGATGGCCTGAAACAGATTGGCAAGGAATTCGCCGCGCAGGATAGCGGCGGTTTTACCATTGCGACCACGCACACCCAGGCGCGCTACGCCTTGCCCAAGGTCGTGCAAGCCTTTACCCAAAAATATCCCAAGGTGAGGTTGTCTTTAATACAAGGCAATCCCAGGCAAATTGCTGAAATGGTCTTGAAAGACCAGGCCGACCTGGCAATTGCCACCGAAGCCATTGCCACCCAGGACGGGTTGGTGACGTTGCCATGCTATCAATGGGAACATATCGTGGTAGTCCCGCAAGAACACCCCTTGCTGAAGTCCGACGACATCACGCTGGAAGAAATCGCGGCCTATCCGGTCATTACCTATGACAGTGCGTTTACCGGACGTAACAAGATCGACCATGCCTTTGCCCTCCGTAACCTGAAGCCCGATATCCTGCTCGAAGCGATTGACGCCGATGTCATCAAGACTTACGTGGAATTGAACATGGGGGTTGGCATCATCGCCGGCATGGCGTTTGACCCGGAGCGCGACCGCAATTTGCGGGCGATTCCCGTCGGCCACCTGTTCGGCACCAATGTCTCGCGCGTTGCGGTCAAGCAGGGCGCTTACCTGCGCAGCTATGTCTATACCTTCATCGAATTGCTGGCGCCGGTACTGAACCGCAAGATGATCGAACGGGCCATGAACGGCGAAAAGGATCACTACGACCTGTAACGCGGCGGATAGCCTCATGAAAGAGAATTACGTCACGCGCGGCGAAATCATCCGGATGCTGCAATCCTGGCAAGCGGGTGAGCTGGCCACGCAACAGCTCTGGGACTGGGCTAGCCATCGCTTCCAGTCGGGCGCGGCGGACTATGATGACTGGGATGGCGACGATTCCGTGGCCCGCGAAGTGCTGGCGGCGCTCGACAGCCTTGATTTGCACCTGATGCTGGCGGACGATGTGCCGCTGTACTTGGCGTTTTTAACTACGCCCATCGGGGCGTTCGAGGATGCGCGTAAGGCGTGGCGCGCCGCCTTGGCCGGTCTGGACTACGCATCGCGCAAGCAGCAGCTCAGGAACGACCCGGTGTACGCGCTTTATTGCGATTGAGTGAAGCCACTGTTCAGGGTAATTCTCGAGCACGGTTGGCGGTGATGGCGCTGTCAATCTGAACCTGAGCTTCTGATTTATACGACTGAGTTGCCGCGCTTTGGCGGCAAAGTTCTCCGATAGCTTAGCGCATCAACCAACAGGGAAAAGGCGGGTGTCTTTTGGCGACGGCTCGGATAATACAAGTGATATCCGGACATCGGCGACGACCAATCCGCCAAGACCCGCACCAGTCGACCGGTCGATAAATGTTCGCTCACTACATCCTCCGGCAAGTATCCCAGGCCTAGCCCCGAAAGAGCGCTATCCAGCTGAAGCGTAATTGTGTTGAACGACAATTGCCCTCCAGGCCGCACTTTGAGCTCCTGTCCATTTTTTACAAACGGCCACGACCAGTAACCGCCGGAAGACGGAAGGCGTAACGCAATACAGTGATGCCCGGTCAGGTCGTGTGGCGTATTCGGTATGCCCCGCTTCTCGAAATACGAAGGGGCACCGACCACGAATTGTTTGAAGTCCGGTCCTATACGCACAGCAATCATATCTTGCGCGACCTGTTCGCCTAAGCGTATACCCGCGTCGAATCGATCAGCCACGATGTCTGCAAGGCCGTAGTCATTGATGATTTCGACCGTAATATCAGGATAGTCAGGCAGGAGCTTCGCAAGCGCCGGCGCCAGGATAGTCTGGGACGCATGTTCGACCGAAGTGATACGCAAGCTACCGGCCGGCTTGTCCCGCAGTTCGCTTAAAGCAGCCAATCCCGATTCGATACCCTCGAAATGCGGGCCAATCGATTGTAATAGGCGTTCGCCAGCCTCAGTCGTGGAGACGCTACGCGTCGTTCTGGTGAGTAATCGGACCCCCAATCGCGCTTCAAGCGCAGTGATCTTCGCACTCAGCGCGGGTTGTGAAACGCCAAGCTGGGCCGCTGCCCGCGTAAAGCTTTTCTCCCGTGCAACTGCCAGGAACGCGACAAGATCATCCATGCTCGCCTGTGCCATTCATAACTCATAGTTATAAGACTAAGATAATTATGACATCTAATCATATGGATCGCCGACTGATATCTTGCATACATCAACAATCCATTTGGCACTCACGAGAGGCACAACCATGGCAATTAATGACGACGATCTGGACCTGGCGAGGCAATCAGTTGAACGCCCAACTTCCAAAGAGCACGGCCGACGCGAATTTCTGAAGACGTCAGCTTTGTTCGGCGCCGCCGCAGCGGCAGGATCAGTTCTTGGAATCGGGTCAGCTTATGCACAGGCTGACAAAAACATCAAACTTACGCGAGGTAAAACCATGAAACAGCGGAAACTTGGAACGTTGCAGGTCTCGGAAATTGGCGCCGGCTGCATGAACATGAGCGGCAATTACAATGTGCCGGTGTCCAAGGATCAGGGCATTAAGACGATCCGGAAGGCATTCGAGAACGGCGTCACTTTCTTCGATACTGCAGAGGTTTACGGGCCGTACATCAATGAAGAACTGGTTGGTGAAGCGCTCCAGCCTTTCCGTGATCAAGTAAAGATCGCCACAAAGTTTGGCTTCGCCATTGACGGCACGATTGCAACAAATAGTCGCCCAGAACATATCCGCAAGGTCGTCGAAGAATCGCTGAAGCGCCTGCGCACCGATCACATCGACCTTTATTACCAGCACCGTATTGATCCAAACGTGCCGGTCGAAGAAGTCGCCGGAGCCATTAAAGATCTTATCCAACAAGGCAAAGTGCTGCATTTTGGCCTTTCAGAGGCGAGTGCGAAGTCGATCCGGCGCGCGCATGCGGTCCAGCCCGTATCTGCAGTCCAGTCGGAATACTCATTGTGGACTCGCAACGTTGAATTGAATGGCGTACTCGCCACTTGCAACGAGTTAGGCATTGGCTTTGTACCTTGGGCGCCTGTTGGTGAGGGATTCCTGACAGGGAAGATCGATACGAATACCAAGTTTGATCAGAAGAACGACTTCCGCGCAGGTTTCCCTCGGTTCTCAAAGGAATTCCTGCCGTTGAACATGCCGATCATCGAATGGATTAAAGCTTACGCAGCCAGGAAAGGCGCGACGCCATCGCAGATCTCGTTGGCATGGCTGCTGGCGAAAGGTTCCAATATCGTTCCGATCCCAGGCACACGAAGCGAGGACCATCTGCTCGAAAACCTCGGTGCCCGGCGCTTTCAGCTTACCGCAGCCGACGTGCAAGAGATCGAGACGTCGCTGTCCAAATTCCCGGTCTACGGAGACCGCATGGGCAAAGAACACATGAGCCAGATCGATTACACGGTCTAGTACAACAAGTCCAGTCAT comes from the Janthinobacterium sp. 17J80-10 genome and includes:
- a CDS encoding LysR family transcriptional regulator, which gives rise to MAQASMDDLVAFLAVAREKSFTRAAAQLGVSQPALSAKITALEARLGVRLLTRTTRSVSTTEAGERLLQSIGPHFEGIESGLAALSELRDKPAGSLRITSVEHASQTILAPALAKLLPDYPDITVEIINDYGLADIVADRFDAGIRLGEQVAQDMIAVRIGPDFKQFVVGAPSYFEKRGIPNTPHDLTGHHCIALRLPSSGGYWSWPFVKNGQELKVRPGGQLSFNTITLQLDSALSGLGLGYLPEDVVSEHLSTGRLVRVLADWSSPMSGYHLYYPSRRQKTPAFSLLVDALSYRRTLPPKRGNSVV
- a CDS encoding CysB family HTH-type transcriptional regulator, which codes for MNLHQLRFVREAVRQNFSLTEAARALFTSQPGVSKAIIELEEELGIDIFLRHGKRIRGLTEPGRAVLKSVELIMQEIDGLKQIGKEFAAQDSGGFTIATTHTQARYALPKVVQAFTQKYPKVRLSLIQGNPRQIAEMVLKDQADLAIATEAIATQDGLVTLPCYQWEHIVVVPQEHPLLKSDDITLEEIAAYPVITYDSAFTGRNKIDHAFALRNLKPDILLEAIDADVIKTYVELNMGVGIIAGMAFDPERDRNLRAIPVGHLFGTNVSRVAVKQGAYLRSYVYTFIELLAPVLNRKMIERAMNGEKDHYDL
- a CDS encoding aldo/keto reductase produces the protein MKQRKLGTLQVSEIGAGCMNMSGNYNVPVSKDQGIKTIRKAFENGVTFFDTAEVYGPYINEELVGEALQPFRDQVKIATKFGFAIDGTIATNSRPEHIRKVVEESLKRLRTDHIDLYYQHRIDPNVPVEEVAGAIKDLIQQGKVLHFGLSEASAKSIRRAHAVQPVSAVQSEYSLWTRNVELNGVLATCNELGIGFVPWAPVGEGFLTGKIDTNTKFDQKNDFRAGFPRFSKEFLPLNMPIIEWIKAYAARKGATPSQISLAWLLAKGSNIVPIPGTRSEDHLLENLGARRFQLTAADVQEIETSLSKFPVYGDRMGKEHMSQIDYTV
- a CDS encoding sulfite exporter TauE/SafE family protein — its product is MDFSYIVSGFAVGILVGLTGVGGGSLMTPLLTLLFGVAPTTAVGTDLAFASITKGAGTIAHRYKGNVHWDIVKKLCLGALPAALIATLALKYLGGFDAQINQFIRYSIGCSVLLTVVALLFRGRMLKWLKHHPEKQLQGSNLTIATITAGAVLGALVTISSIGAGAIGATLLVLMYPRLSPAEIAGTDIAYAVPLTAIAAIGHWWLGSINWSLLLMLLIGSVPGITLGAMGSRAIPEKVLRALLATTLTGVAVKLLST
- a CDS encoding nitrite/sulfite reductase, which gives rise to MYRYDQYDHQIIQERVAQFRDQVRRRISDELTEDEFRILRLQNGLYMQRHAYMHRIAVPYGMLSSKQMRMLAHIARKYDRGYGHFTTRQNIQFNWINLEDAPAILADLATVEMHAIQTSGNCVRNISSDQFAGVAADELIDPRPYCEILRQWSTFHPEFAYLPRKFKIAINGAVEDRAAIGMHDIGLTVVRNDQGEIGFRVMVGGGLGRTPLVGATIREFLPWQHALTYIEAILRVYNQHGRRDNIYKARIKILLKALGAEEFARQTEAEWVDLKDSEATLTVEELQRVAAYFTAPAYLTLPASDAAFEQEKATNKAFANWVLRNVKAHKVPGYAAVVLSLKKTGVPPGDITADQMEFVADLADRYSFGELRSAHEQNLILADVRQADLVSLWKEAKAHGLATPNIGLLTDMICCPGGDFCSLANAKSIPIAGAIAERFDNLDFLHDIGEIELNISGCINACGHHHIGNIGILGVDKDGSEWYQVSLGGAQGNDIAVGKIIGPSFSAGQMPEVIDRILQVYVRDRTEDEKFIDTVRRIGITPFKEYVYATPIKTELQHGEDAYA
- a CDS encoding phosphoadenylyl-sulfate reductase; its protein translation is MSVYDKLVADTKLTLGRIASDFTPAVLASSLAAEDMVLTDLILRSGLPIGIFSLETGRLHAETLGMIDRIKQSYAYEVALYKPQPEAVDAYVATHGLNAFYDSVEMRKECCRIRKVEPLGRALAGKKAWITGQRRAQAATRAELHVQEDDPAHGMVKFNPLADWSEEDVWRYIRDNDVPYNPLHDKGYPSIGCEPCTRAIQPGEDIRAGRWWWEQPDSKECGLHVVDGKLVRIKPV
- a CDS encoding DUF934 domain-containing protein is translated as MRNIIKDRQIVADDWTVLKLEEGQAPESATVAPGKVLVPLTVWLAQRATLAARSDVGVWIDSHERAEDLKDDAAKLPLIAVNFPKFADGRGYSIAYNLRSRLKYTGELRAIGDVLRDQLFYMQRAGFNAFAVREDKDINDALKGLGDFTQPYQNSTDIRAPLFRRVHRNGASA